In Ignavibacteriales bacterium, the following are encoded in one genomic region:
- a CDS encoding response regulator transcription factor — translation MKILLVEDEKKVASFIKKGLEEEYYSVDVAEDGKAGLDYAFTNEYDLFIFDVMLPYKNGISIVREIRSHKITTPILLLTAKDRVEDKVEGLDAGADDYLTKPFAFEELLARIRSLLRRKEREPSIQLKAADLILDTQTHKVTRNNREIVLTPREYAILEYLLRNKNKVISRTKLTEHVYDYHFDPQTNVIEVYINKLRNKINKDYENQLLYTVRGIGYIIKDSD, via the coding sequence ATGAAAATTTTGCTTGTTGAAGACGAAAAAAAGGTTGCTTCATTTATTAAAAAGGGATTGGAAGAAGAATACTATTCGGTGGATGTTGCCGAGGATGGTAAAGCCGGTCTTGATTACGCTTTTACTAATGAATATGATCTATTTATCTTTGACGTAATGCTCCCTTATAAAAATGGAATTTCTATTGTAAGAGAAATAAGATCTCATAAAATCACTACGCCCATTTTACTCCTTACTGCCAAAGATAGAGTTGAAGATAAAGTTGAGGGTTTGGATGCCGGCGCTGATGATTATCTTACAAAACCCTTTGCCTTTGAAGAACTGCTTGCCAGAATAAGATCCTTGCTTAGAAGAAAAGAAAGAGAGCCATCAATCCAGCTAAAAGCCGCTGATTTAATTTTAGATACTCAAACTCATAAAGTAACCAGGAATAATCGGGAGATAGTATTAACACCACGAGAATATGCCATACTTGAATATTTGCTTAGGAATAAGAATAAAGTAATTTCCAGAACCAAATTAACAGAACATGTTTATGATTATCATTTTGACCCCCAAACAAATGTAATTGAAGTTTACATTAATAAACTGCGTAATAAAATAAACAAAGACTATGAAAATCAGTTATTATACACCGTACGTGGAATTGGTTACATTATAAAAGACAGCGATTAA
- a CDS encoding PAS domain S-box protein, whose translation MNFFRFCSKLWLFFNKGKHTAVNFNAAVILFVLLVTHSIHSQSYSVRTYTVEDGLPTNFVNDVAQDESGRMWFATEVGVSVYDGYSWKNFDEKDGLPNTEYYRLKIDQKNIVWVISSFINGNIAKYEYNKWKISSGFLSKPNSKISVRSFDVSYIDNIPQLCFGTTNGIYLFKNNIWTHLSKEDGLLDNNVYTVKFYQGKFFICTQKGISILEGNKIDNNLNSLIKAPSNQILSIDFENKSTNESIYWLLGKGWIGSLENNKFKLLSPKIPMTFYPSRIQYFLLNDERGRIYYGNELEKLFIEKKTGKLNTLGLDNGFISNGASNIFRDREQNIWFPSPRGIDLVSSLRFQNYFLSNGLLENEVTAILEVEPEKFILGHNLGFTILENEKFKSFSLKNIIKGDPISPRVLDLSKDRTGTVWMALSYLGVGKLKKDGSFEILKHPSNTQFTSVLADPKGNIWVGSNNGLFKIANDKLVLATDVSPYSISLRKLFYNGDGEIIATSTGGLFIFKNNKFKRILSKSDMLNSNFSIHNYSKGKKLIGTVRGLAVLENGTLKPFKENNLEINKKIFFIIQDKEKNYWFGTNDGVVKWDGVESKRYSRENGLSGSETNRAAGIVDSNGRVWIGTDRGLSCYLKEYDYPAPVPVPQLLSIEDHNGKNFSAMSELSFNHDNNTLSFHYRGISFINEKLIRYRVKLEGFDNKWQDAINNVVVRYTNLKPGKYRFSFETKNPMGEWSKTTSSAEITIRGAFYNQWWFYLIVVVLLGLIYFWAYIFLSQKRYNKKLSGEVIIRTKELKESEEKFRTLVQNAPNFICTLNKSGEILFLNKSYPGYYNQNIIKTNIREYIPVERIGEVDQILKKVFEQKIVSNFEINIKNANGNDLWLESTVGPVVTGNHVVEAIAIITNITERKQAELARREIEERQSAILNSMPIVLYTAETPSPYDATWMTDNIQLVTGFSVDLFLNQPYFWSSRVHPQDKDRVEKDFQSLREGKKMVLDYRWKCQDGSYRWFLDSILPKPVVEGKCVEYFGIWLDITEQKLAEERLQKLNETFLRFGVDPIENINRLVELIGNLLNATCAFYNRIIDGKLMALGSWNIPPDFSYTDKPEGHICYDVIKGRIPYPFIIRNLDKTPYALTNTNIPRFQLKTYMGKPINFGGEIVGSLCVFFQKDKESTEEELNLLGIISSAIAVEEKRKNSEELLLKSLREKEILLKEIHHRVKNNLQIVSSLLFLQADKLTDKTNFAIFQESQNRIRSMSLVHEKLYQSTDLSKINFSEYVRSLVIYLFRSYSFAEGTITSRINIGDHFLTIDKAISCGLIINELISNSLKYAFPANIKMERKKEVTIALIKEPGLIFKLLIEDNGIGLPENIDLQNNPTTLGLRLVNMLVLQLDGKIEVDSSNGTKYKIVFSDSNQKI comes from the coding sequence ATGAATTTTTTCCGTTTTTGCTCCAAGCTTTGGCTGTTTTTTAATAAAGGAAAACACACCGCTGTTAACTTTAATGCGGCAGTAATATTATTTGTTTTATTAGTTACTCACTCAATTCATTCACAAAGTTATTCTGTACGTACTTACACCGTTGAAGATGGATTACCGACCAACTTTGTTAACGATGTTGCCCAAGATGAATCCGGCAGAATGTGGTTTGCAACCGAAGTTGGTGTTTCCGTTTATGATGGTTATAGCTGGAAAAACTTTGACGAAAAGGATGGTTTGCCAAACACTGAATATTACAGATTAAAAATTGACCAAAAGAACATTGTATGGGTTATCTCATCTTTTATTAACGGTAATATTGCAAAATATGAGTACAATAAATGGAAAATTTCCTCGGGCTTTTTGAGTAAGCCTAATTCAAAAATATCCGTGCGCTCTTTTGATGTTTCCTACATAGATAACATACCACAGCTTTGTTTTGGAACTACCAATGGAATTTATCTTTTCAAAAATAATATATGGACACACTTATCAAAAGAAGATGGGTTATTAGATAACAACGTTTATACGGTTAAGTTTTACCAGGGAAAGTTTTTCATATGTACTCAAAAGGGTATTTCAATTTTGGAGGGGAATAAAATTGACAACAATTTAAATTCATTGATAAAGGCACCTTCCAATCAAATACTTTCAATTGATTTTGAAAATAAATCTACCAATGAATCAATTTATTGGCTGCTTGGAAAAGGCTGGATTGGCTCTTTAGAAAATAATAAGTTCAAACTGTTATCACCAAAAATTCCTATGACTTTTTACCCTTCAAGAATACAATATTTTTTGCTTAATGATGAAAGAGGCAGAATTTATTATGGAAATGAATTAGAAAAACTTTTTATTGAAAAGAAAACGGGAAAATTAAACACGCTTGGTTTAGATAATGGTTTTATTAGTAATGGCGCCTCAAACATTTTTCGCGATCGCGAACAAAATATATGGTTTCCTTCTCCAAGAGGAATTGATTTAGTTAGTAGCTTAAGATTTCAGAACTATTTCCTTTCAAATGGTTTACTCGAAAATGAAGTTACGGCTATTTTAGAAGTTGAGCCGGAAAAATTCATTCTAGGACACAATCTTGGTTTTACAATTTTAGAAAACGAAAAGTTCAAGTCTTTTTCTTTGAAAAATATTATTAAAGGAGATCCCATCTCTCCGCGGGTTTTAGATTTAAGTAAAGATCGCACAGGAACAGTTTGGATGGCTCTATCTTACCTTGGAGTTGGAAAATTAAAAAAAGATGGCTCATTCGAAATATTAAAACACCCTTCCAATACTCAATTTACTTCCGTTCTTGCAGATCCAAAAGGAAATATATGGGTGGGTTCTAACAATGGATTATTTAAAATAGCAAATGACAAACTTGTATTGGCTACTGACGTATCTCCTTATAGTATATCACTAAGAAAACTATTTTATAATGGTGATGGAGAAATAATTGCCACTTCTACCGGGGGGCTTTTTATTTTTAAAAATAATAAATTCAAAAGAATACTTTCCAAAAGTGATATGCTTAACAGCAATTTTTCAATCCATAATTATTCTAAAGGAAAGAAATTAATAGGAACCGTTCGGGGTTTAGCTGTTTTAGAAAACGGTACATTAAAACCATTTAAAGAAAACAACCTTGAGATAAACAAAAAAATCTTTTTTATTATACAAGACAAAGAAAAGAATTATTGGTTTGGCACCAACGATGGCGTCGTTAAATGGGATGGTGTTGAATCAAAGCGATATAGTAGAGAAAATGGACTATCGGGAAGTGAAACAAATCGTGCTGCAGGAATAGTAGATTCAAATGGCAGAGTCTGGATTGGAACTGATCGTGGTTTATCCTGCTATCTTAAAGAATATGATTACCCGGCACCGGTACCGGTTCCACAACTTTTGTCTATCGAAGATCATAATGGAAAAAACTTTTCTGCTATGTCTGAGCTAAGTTTTAATCACGACAATAACACGCTATCATTTCATTATAGAGGAATTTCGTTTATTAATGAAAAACTGATCCGTTACAGAGTAAAACTGGAGGGATTTGATAACAAATGGCAGGATGCGATTAATAATGTTGTTGTTAGGTATACAAACTTGAAACCAGGGAAGTACCGGTTTTCATTCGAAACAAAAAACCCGATGGGAGAATGGAGTAAAACAACTAGTTCCGCAGAAATAACAATCCGCGGTGCTTTCTATAACCAATGGTGGTTTTATTTAATTGTTGTTGTTTTATTAGGACTCATTTACTTCTGGGCATACATATTCCTATCCCAAAAAAGATATAATAAAAAACTGTCCGGTGAAGTAATAATAAGAACCAAAGAGTTAAAAGAATCGGAAGAAAAGTTTAGGACACTTGTTCAAAATGCACCCAACTTCATTTGCACTTTAAATAAAAGCGGGGAAATTTTATTCCTAAACAAATCTTACCCGGGTTACTATAACCAGAATATTATTAAAACAAATATCCGGGAATACATTCCCGTAGAAAGGATTGGAGAAGTAGATCAGATTCTAAAAAAAGTGTTCGAACAAAAAATTGTTTCCAACTTTGAAATTAATATAAAAAATGCCAATGGAAATGATTTGTGGTTAGAGAGTACTGTTGGACCTGTTGTAACAGGAAACCATGTTGTAGAGGCAATTGCTATTATTACAAATATAACCGAACGGAAACAGGCAGAATTAGCACGGCGAGAAATTGAAGAACGGCAATCAGCAATTCTGAACTCTATGCCAATCGTTCTATACACAGCAGAAACCCCCAGCCCATATGATGCAACATGGATGACTGACAATATTCAATTAGTAACGGGATTTTCGGTTGACCTTTTTTTGAATCAACCATATTTCTGGAGTTCACGGGTCCATCCGCAAGATAAGGACAGAGTAGAAAAAGATTTTCAATCTTTACGTGAAGGGAAAAAAATGGTATTAGATTATCGGTGGAAATGCCAGGATGGTTCATACAGATGGTTTTTGGACAGCATCCTTCCGAAGCCAGTTGTTGAAGGCAAGTGCGTTGAATACTTTGGAATTTGGTTAGATATAACCGAACAAAAATTGGCTGAAGAGCGATTGCAGAAACTAAATGAAACGTTTCTTAGGTTTGGTGTTGATCCAATAGAAAACATCAATCGTCTTGTTGAGCTTATCGGTAATCTTTTAAATGCAACGTGCGCATTCTATAATCGTATAATAGATGGCAAATTAATGGCTCTTGGTTCCTGGAATATTCCGCCGGATTTTAGTTATACAGATAAACCAGAGGGACATATTTGTTACGATGTCATTAAAGGTCGCATACCCTATCCCTTCATTATCCGTAATCTTGATAAAACCCCATATGCTTTAACTAATACCAATATTCCGCGTTTCCAATTAAAAACCTATATGGGTAAACCAATCAATTTTGGTGGCGAAATAGTTGGTTCACTATGCGTATTTTTTCAAAAAGATAAAGAATCTACAGAAGAGGAATTAAATCTTTTAGGAATAATCAGCTCGGCAATTGCGGTGGAAGAGAAAAGGAAAAATTCCGAGGAGCTTTTGTTAAAATCTTTACGCGAAAAAGAAATATTACTAAAAGAAATCCATCATCGGGTAAAGAATAATTTACAAATAGTTTCATCTTTGCTTTTTTTACAGGCAGATAAATTAACTGATAAAACTAATTTTGCAATTTTTCAGGAAAGCCAAAACAGAATCCGGTCTATGTCCTTAGTTCACGAAAAACTTTATCAATCAACAGATCTTTCAAAAATAAATTTTTCTGAATATGTCAGAAGCCTTGTAATCTATTTATTCCGCTCATATAGTTTTGCTGAAGGAACTATTACTTCCAGAATAAACATTGGAGATCATTTCTTAACAATTGATAAAGCAATTTCTTGCGGTTTAATCATTAACGAACTGATTTCAAATTCATTAAAATATGCTTTCCCTGCCAATATAAAGATGGAAAGAAAAAAAGAAGTGACTATTGCTTTGATAAAGGAGCCGGGTTTAATTTTCAAATTGTTGATTGAAGATAACGGAATTGGATTGCCGGAAAATATTGATCTACAGAATAATCCAACCACACTTGGTTTAAGATTAGTAAATATGCTCGTTTTACAGCTCGATGGAAAAATTGAAGTTGATTCCAGCAATGGAACTAAATATAAAATTGTTTTTTCTGATTCTAATCAGAAAATCTAA
- a CDS encoding ATP-binding protein, protein MMLAQLKYSIKTTRFKTTIWYSMLFLALETLIGLILYFQLHSNLTKQLDNSLSRQAEAIYILVSQSKVDMTDFKPDSIYSSTDEFVYNLIYEAVVFNPRNTYVQVQFKNKLIYKTDNLENIKLEFPGINKKKTGITVYKDQRISTLLIRAAYLEKGNYKIIVAYPDKLIEQTLDNFIDIYVILSPIFFIIAVLGGFLISAKALSRIDSIIAKTNEITAQNLNETIEGAEFNDEYGRLVRTMNAMVQRIKTSIDYMNQFSISASHELKTPLTILRGEIEVAMKSAKTVEEFKSVLSSNYEETIRLTKIVDRIFYISKLDNALISIKKETVSWLEFLEETILPLEILGKEKKMKLVLDIDADTEIEIDTELMKEALNNLIDNAIKYGDENQPVIVRSVLVNNQVKLAVINKGTGIPAEEIPKIFDRFYRIEISRSRSTGGVGLGLAIVKSIINWHNGKIEVISELGKETQFIITLEIKK, encoded by the coding sequence ATGATGCTGGCACAATTAAAATATTCTATTAAGACTACACGATTTAAAACTACAATTTGGTATTCCATGCTTTTTCTTGCACTGGAAACGCTGATTGGTTTAATCCTTTATTTCCAATTACATTCCAATTTAACTAAACAATTGGATAACTCATTAAGCCGGCAGGCGGAGGCGATTTATATTTTAGTTTCGCAAAGCAAAGTTGATATGACCGATTTCAAACCAGATTCCATTTACAGCTCTACGGATGAATTTGTTTATAACCTGATTTATGAAGCTGTGGTATTCAATCCTCGGAATACTTACGTACAAGTTCAGTTTAAAAACAAATTGATTTATAAAACAGATAATCTTGAGAATATCAAATTGGAATTCCCTGGGATTAACAAAAAGAAAACAGGCATTACAGTATATAAGGATCAGCGTATATCCACTTTACTTATTAGAGCCGCTTATCTTGAAAAAGGAAATTATAAAATTATAGTTGCATATCCAGATAAACTGATAGAACAAACGCTGGATAACTTTATTGATATTTATGTTATTCTATCTCCAATCTTTTTTATTATTGCTGTGTTAGGAGGCTTTTTAATATCAGCAAAAGCTCTTTCAAGAATTGATTCTATAATAGCAAAGACAAATGAAATTACAGCGCAAAATTTAAATGAAACAATTGAAGGAGCGGAATTCAATGATGAATACGGACGGTTGGTTAGAACAATGAATGCGATGGTGCAAAGAATTAAAACCTCCATTGATTATATGAATCAGTTTTCTATTTCTGCTTCTCACGAACTCAAAACTCCACTTACAATTTTGCGGGGTGAAATTGAAGTAGCGATGAAATCGGCAAAAACAGTTGAAGAATTCAAATCTGTTTTATCAAGCAACTATGAAGAAACAATTAGATTAACGAAAATTGTTGACCGGATATTTTATATATCAAAACTTGATAATGCACTGATTTCAATAAAAAAAGAAACAGTAAGCTGGCTTGAATTTCTTGAAGAAACAATTTTGCCACTTGAGATTCTTGGTAAAGAAAAAAAAATGAAGCTTGTGCTTGATATTGACGCTGATACCGAAATTGAAATTGATACTGAATTAATGAAGGAGGCATTAAATAATTTAATTGATAATGCAATAAAGTATGGCGATGAAAATCAACCAGTAATTGTTAGAAGTGTGCTTGTAAATAACCAGGTAAAGCTTGCCGTTATCAACAAAGGGACAGGAATACCCGCAGAAGAAATCCCCAAAATCTTCGATCGGTTTTATAGAATAGAAATATCCAGAAGCCGGTCTACCGGTGGTGTTGGATTGGGCTTGGCAATTGTTAAATCAATTATAAACTGGCATAATGGAAAAATCGAAGTAATTTCTGAATTAGGCAAAGAAACGCAATTCATAATTACTCTGGAAATAAAAAAGTAA